In Leptospira ellinghausenii, the following proteins share a genomic window:
- a CDS encoding VOC family protein has translation MFPRINLITLGVSDLNRAVHFYEMGLGWKKSKESNENVAFFQIGALVFGLFGEKDLANDIGIPFQNRQEYSGLTLAQNVESEAEVDRIIDVVRKLGATILKEPQKVFWGGYSAYFKDLDGHIFEVAYNPFFPLNEKGEIELKQ, from the coding sequence ATGTTCCCAAGAATCAATCTCATCACCCTTGGAGTTTCTGACTTAAACAGAGCAGTTCATTTTTATGAAATGGGCCTAGGTTGGAAAAAATCGAAAGAGAGCAATGAAAATGTTGCATTTTTTCAAATTGGAGCTTTGGTCTTTGGTTTGTTTGGGGAAAAGGATTTGGCAAATGACATTGGAATCCCTTTTCAAAATAGACAAGAGTATTCTGGCCTGACATTAGCTCAAAATGTAGAAAGTGAAGCCGAAGTAGATCGAATCATTGACGTAGTGCGTAAGTTAGGTGCAACGATCCTAAAGGAACCTCAAAAAGTGTTTTGGGGTGGATATAGTGCTTATTTCAAAGATTTGGATGGTCACATATTTGAAGTTGCTTACAATCCATTTTTCCCTCTCAATGAAAAGGGAGAAATTGAATTAAAGCAATAA
- the ccrA gene encoding crotonyl-CoA carboxylase/reductase, producing MSNVEIVPVGELPPIGVVPKKMHAQVIRPERYGEPKTSFQSEVIDVPEIGPNEVLVATMAAGVNYNNVWAALGYPVDVIAARNKKGEPEKFHIGGSDASGIVYKVGSEVKNVKVGDEVVVHCAMWDPKDPWVLSGKDPMYAPSQIIWGYESNWGSFAQFCKVQDHQCLPRPQHLTWEASAAYMLVAATAYRMLHHWKPNDVKPGDVVLIWGGAGGLGAMAIQIVKAAGGIPIAVVSSDDKIEFCKNLGATGVINRNKFKHWGGLTSDINKPEAFVEWTKQAREFGKAIWDIAGKGKNPQIVFEHPGETTLPTSVFVCETGGMVVICAGTTGFNATADLRYLWMRQKRLQGSHFANDDNCRDLNQLVIDKKVDPVLAQTFTFDQTGECHQLMRENKHPAGNMSILVGAKTTGLGKK from the coding sequence ATGAGCAACGTAGAAATCGTACCAGTAGGGGAACTACCTCCTATTGGAGTCGTGCCAAAAAAAATGCACGCACAGGTCATTCGCCCGGAACGTTACGGCGAACCGAAAACTTCTTTTCAATCAGAAGTCATTGATGTTCCGGAGATCGGTCCCAACGAAGTTCTCGTAGCCACTATGGCTGCTGGGGTGAACTATAATAACGTTTGGGCGGCCTTAGGTTACCCTGTAGATGTCATTGCTGCACGGAATAAAAAAGGTGAACCTGAAAAATTCCACATCGGTGGATCTGATGCCTCTGGTATCGTGTACAAAGTTGGTTCTGAAGTTAAAAATGTAAAAGTGGGTGATGAAGTAGTTGTCCATTGTGCGATGTGGGATCCAAAAGATCCATGGGTTCTTTCTGGTAAAGACCCAATGTATGCACCCTCACAAATCATTTGGGGTTATGAATCAAACTGGGGATCTTTTGCACAATTTTGTAAAGTACAAGATCACCAATGCCTTCCTCGTCCTCAACACCTAACATGGGAAGCTTCCGCAGCATATATGTTAGTTGCTGCAACTGCTTACAGAATGTTACACCACTGGAAACCAAATGATGTAAAACCTGGTGATGTAGTTTTAATTTGGGGTGGAGCTGGTGGACTTGGTGCCATGGCAATCCAAATTGTAAAAGCTGCTGGTGGAATTCCAATCGCTGTGGTTTCCTCAGATGATAAAATTGAATTCTGTAAAAACTTAGGTGCAACTGGTGTGATCAACCGTAACAAGTTCAAACATTGGGGTGGACTCACTTCTGATATCAACAAACCAGAAGCATTCGTTGAGTGGACCAAACAAGCTCGTGAGTTTGGTAAAGCGATTTGGGACATTGCTGGAAAAGGCAAAAACCCTCAAATCGTTTTTGAACACCCAGGTGAAACTACACTTCCAACTTCCGTATTTGTTTGTGAAACAGGAGGTATGGTTGTCATCTGCGCAGGAACCACAGGTTTCAATGCAACAGCTGACCTTCGTTATCTTTGGATGAGACAAAAACGTCTGCAAGGTTCACACTTCGCTAACGACGACAACTGTCGTGACCTCAACCAATTGGTGATTGATAAAAAAGTGGATCCAGTTCTAGCTCAAACCTTTACATTTGACCAAACTGGTGAGTGCCACCAATTGATGCGTGAAAACAAACACCCAGCAGGAAACATGTCGATCCTCGTTGGTGCAAAAACGACAGGTTTAGGAAAGAAGTAG
- a CDS encoding zinc-dependent alcohol dehydrogenase family protein: MKQAEIKQFGLENLKIIETPEPKIVGPTDVLVRLYAASLNYRDSLVVEGKYNPKFPLPLVPCSDGAGEVLQIGSQVTEWNVGDKVLLTFAPKWISKEATHAEIRHTIGGPLPGTLRELAVVPETGLVRMPNHLSYEEAATLPCAALTAWSGLFQYSQLKPGEFVVVQGTGGVSIFALQFAKMAGAKVILTSSSEEKLQRGKDLGADFLINYKETKDWGKEIRRITGKVGADHIIEVGGAGTLEQSIAACRPFGVIHLIGILAGRSGELNLLPAVMNNLKIQGLVVGGRKAFMEMNQAIEQSGLKPIVDKVFPFEQSVEAIQYLRSGSHFGKIVISI, encoded by the coding sequence ATGAAACAAGCTGAGATCAAACAATTTGGACTAGAAAATTTAAAAATAATTGAGACCCCTGAACCTAAAATTGTTGGTCCGACAGATGTTTTAGTACGATTGTATGCAGCTTCCTTAAATTACAGAGATTCACTTGTTGTCGAAGGAAAATACAATCCAAAATTTCCGTTGCCACTTGTTCCATGTAGTGATGGTGCAGGTGAAGTGTTACAAATTGGTTCACAAGTCACAGAATGGAATGTGGGAGACAAAGTCCTGCTTACCTTTGCTCCTAAGTGGATCTCTAAAGAAGCAACACATGCAGAAATTCGACACACGATTGGCGGACCCTTGCCGGGTACTTTGCGTGAATTAGCAGTTGTACCGGAAACAGGTCTTGTTAGAATGCCGAATCATCTCAGTTATGAAGAAGCGGCCACCTTACCTTGCGCTGCTCTCACTGCATGGTCAGGGCTTTTCCAATATAGCCAACTCAAACCGGGTGAATTTGTAGTTGTACAAGGAACAGGTGGAGTTTCCATCTTTGCTCTACAGTTTGCAAAAATGGCAGGTGCCAAAGTTATCCTCACTTCCTCAAGTGAAGAAAAATTACAAAGAGGAAAAGATTTAGGTGCAGATTTTCTAATCAATTATAAAGAAACCAAAGATTGGGGAAAAGAAATAAGACGTATTACAGGCAAAGTGGGAGCTGATCACATCATCGAAGTAGGGGGAGCTGGGACACTCGAGCAATCAATTGCCGCCTGTCGTCCGTTTGGTGTCATCCATTTGATTGGGATTTTGGCTGGTCGATCGGGAGAGTTGAACTTATTACCTGCAGTGATGAACAATTTAAAGATCCAAGGTTTAGTCGTTGGAGGTAGAAAAGCGTTCATGGAAATGAACCAAGCCATCGAACAATCCGGACTAAAGCCAATTGTAGACAAAGTGTTTCCATTCGAACAGTCTGTGGAAGCGATTCAATACTTACGATCAGGTTCCCATTTTGGGAAAATTGTGATTTCAATTTAA
- a CDS encoding DUF1858 domain-containing protein — MTESTKPRFFKEMTVGEAIAIHPEAGLVFSSYHLGGCSHCSINEVETIEQVCMGYGVEVDTLIDSLNNLFAEE, encoded by the coding sequence ATGACTGAATCAACAAAACCACGCTTTTTTAAAGAAATGACCGTAGGCGAAGCAATTGCCATCCATCCGGAAGCGGGGCTTGTTTTCTCAAGTTACCACTTAGGTGGATGTTCCCACTGTTCCATCAATGAAGTGGAAACAATTGAACAAGTTTGTATGGGATATGGAGTGGAAGTAGACACTCTCATTGACTCATTAAACAATTTGTTTGCCGAAGAGTAG
- a CDS encoding PAS domain S-box protein, whose product MPTTEIKHSLGHILLVEDEAILAVSQAEFLKIKGYSVQHVSNSLDAIDCITSEEKVNLILMDINLSDELDGIQLAKKILEIKEVPILFLSGYSDQKILNRVADLKHYGFIPKITSPDIIECMIKSALKLHAAEQSLAFREKELRITFEAMGDGLIVLTPEGQIREINQKALDMLGYHKNELMNKDLSSFLFLVQAESRMRVSYSFDNENDQFLESKRRNNLIIISSKGRETNVTETISPILDSNKNLNGIVIVFRENPESPVLVPPKDSESLYAKVFQLSPIAMAISTIKDGTYLDINPAMESIFRFEKSQVIGRKADDFKAWSNPVQIEKLNEIYRENGRLSGERMSVHHSDGVHHEVLVFSQGIEIAGERFVLWFNLDVTKILDIEGKLAKSLEEKDVLLKELQHRVKNTLAIISGLLNLESFKVENELAKQSFLNAQSRIMSMSKVYENLYQSEDLESVDLRKYIEDLVYSLHDIFVLNPSKIRFDVKLEDIRLDLKRTLPLGLILNELLTNALKYAYPNDKGGDIRIHLSISNQNVVLAVGDDGVGLPESVNIEKGNHFGYELIRSLTSQLKGVFSSVSKKGEGLNIIISFPLHNKE is encoded by the coding sequence ATGCCTACCACCGAGATCAAACATAGTTTAGGTCACATCCTCCTTGTTGAGGATGAAGCGATTTTGGCGGTCTCACAGGCAGAATTTCTTAAAATCAAAGGTTATTCGGTGCAACATGTTTCCAATTCTTTGGATGCAATTGATTGCATAACATCAGAGGAAAAAGTTAATCTGATACTAATGGATATTAATTTGTCTGATGAATTAGATGGAATCCAACTAGCCAAAAAAATATTAGAAATCAAAGAAGTGCCAATTTTATTTTTGAGCGGATATTCGGACCAAAAGATTTTGAATCGAGTTGCTGATTTAAAACATTACGGCTTTATTCCCAAAATTACGAGTCCAGACATTATAGAATGTATGATCAAGTCTGCGCTAAAACTTCATGCAGCAGAACAAAGTTTGGCATTCCGAGAAAAAGAACTTAGGATTACGTTTGAAGCAATGGGTGATGGTCTCATTGTTTTAACTCCTGAAGGACAAATCAGGGAAATTAACCAAAAAGCTTTAGATATGTTAGGATACCATAAGAACGAATTGATGAATAAGGATTTGTCTTCGTTTTTATTTTTGGTTCAAGCGGAATCACGTATGCGTGTATCTTATTCATTTGATAATGAAAATGATCAATTTTTAGAATCAAAAAGAAGAAATAATTTAATCATCATTTCAAGTAAAGGCCGAGAAACAAACGTTACAGAAACAATTTCTCCAATTTTAGATTCTAATAAAAATTTAAATGGAATTGTCATCGTTTTTAGAGAAAATCCAGAGTCTCCAGTACTTGTTCCACCCAAAGATAGTGAGAGTCTCTATGCAAAAGTGTTCCAACTCAGTCCGATTGCCATGGCTATCTCTACGATTAAAGATGGAACCTATCTTGATATCAACCCTGCGATGGAATCTATTTTTCGATTTGAAAAATCGCAGGTGATTGGTCGTAAAGCTGATGATTTTAAAGCCTGGAGTAACCCTGTTCAAATTGAGAAACTAAACGAAATTTATCGAGAAAATGGTCGTTTGTCAGGGGAAAGAATGTCGGTCCATCACTCTGACGGAGTCCATCATGAAGTTCTTGTTTTTAGCCAAGGAATTGAAATTGCTGGGGAACGATTTGTACTTTGGTTTAATCTAGATGTCACCAAAATTTTAGATATCGAAGGTAAGTTAGCAAAATCTCTCGAAGAAAAAGATGTTCTATTAAAAGAATTACAACACCGAGTGAAAAATACATTGGCGATTATTTCTGGATTACTCAATCTAGAATCTTTTAAAGTTGAAAATGAACTCGCAAAACAATCCTTTTTAAATGCACAGTCTCGGATTATGTCGATGTCAAAGGTATATGAAAATTTATACCAATCAGAAGACTTGGAATCTGTTGATCTTCGTAAATACATTGAAGACTTAGTTTACAGTTTGCATGATATTTTTGTTTTGAATCCAAGTAAAATTCGTTTTGATGTGAAACTGGAAGACATTCGATTAGATTTAAAACGTACTCTGCCATTAGGTTTGATTTTAAATGAACTTTTGACAAATGCATTAAAGTATGCATATCCAAATGATAAAGGTGGAGATATTAGAATCCATTTGTCCATTTCCAATCAAAACGTGGTGTTAGCAGTTGGAGATGATGGAGTTGGATTACCAGAATCAGTCAATATTGAAAAAGGAAATCATTTCGGTTATGAGCTCATCCGAAGTTTGACATCTCAACTCAAAGGTGTTTTTTCTTCGGTTTCCAAAAAAGGAGAAGGTTTGAACATCATCATATCTTTTCCATTACACAACAAAGAATAA
- a CDS encoding LIC11086 family outer membrane transporter produces MKQIVIGFLLIFVTVGNLFPHHTGSSDSPNATARFVDPFTGKREKPTNYLVMTQDYYQSTRENSHLFTTTAFAELNFFDGRFALNASVPWNYYQQRGREDAARIGKTYLGFKYQPFFDLDKPYFFVIEGSVGFPSGPDTDRFTGGNYYTGTGFIKLGYLYEKWSFVTKIGGLNPLSRPQPSNLQDNDGIPFYLRRPSATPPEPEYEFKKTTLISAYVTYYLMPEISLFSGILYRNPYNGVDYSKEKDKANPSYFTEASAGFSWNFSEKYNMSLAYRYPLQRDREYRLYQSAWTFAFSMEWGSD; encoded by the coding sequence ATGAAACAGATTGTCATTGGATTCCTTTTGATTTTTGTAACAGTTGGAAATTTGTTTCCACATCACACGGGTTCGTCGGATAGTCCGAATGCAACTGCAAGGTTTGTCGATCCATTTACTGGGAAACGAGAAAAACCAACCAACTATCTGGTGATGACCCAAGACTATTACCAATCTACACGTGAGAATAGTCACCTGTTCACAACCACTGCGTTTGCGGAGTTGAATTTTTTTGATGGTCGGTTTGCCTTGAATGCATCCGTTCCTTGGAATTATTACCAACAAAGAGGAAGAGAAGATGCAGCAAGGATTGGAAAAACCTATTTAGGTTTTAAATACCAGCCGTTTTTTGATTTGGACAAACCGTACTTTTTTGTGATCGAAGGATCTGTTGGATTTCCAAGTGGTCCTGATACGGATCGGTTCACGGGAGGAAATTATTACACTGGAACTGGATTTATCAAACTAGGATACCTGTATGAAAAATGGTCGTTTGTGACTAAGATCGGTGGACTGAATCCACTTTCGAGACCCCAACCGAGTAACTTACAAGACAATGATGGGATCCCGTTTTATTTACGAAGACCATCGGCTACTCCGCCAGAACCAGAGTATGAATTTAAAAAAACAACTTTGATCTCCGCGTATGTGACGTATTATTTGATGCCCGAGATTTCGCTCTTTTCTGGAATTTTGTATCGGAATCCGTACAACGGAGTTGATTATTCCAAAGAAAAAGATAAAGCCAATCCTTCTTATTTTACAGAAGCTAGTGCTGGGTTTTCTTGGAATTTTTCAGAAAAATACAACATGAGTTTGGCATACCGTTATCCGTTACAACGAGATCGAGAGTATAGATTGTACCAGTCGGCATGGACCTTTGCCTTCTCAATGGAGTGGGGAAGCGATTGA
- a CDS encoding TRL-like family protein, producing the protein MNFIKSILIIFILSFFTHCQSGPFPAFIYQYSTQHMIGDSTGNNLTSAKILKFGKSCSLSGYIINFFYYGAGNSIEEAARNGNIQKVALVDRESLSILGVLFYRECIIVWGE; encoded by the coding sequence ATGAATTTTATCAAATCTATACTTATAATCTTTATTCTTTCTTTTTTTACCCATTGTCAGTCAGGTCCATTCCCTGCTTTTATCTATCAATATTCCACACAACATATGATAGGTGACTCAACCGGAAACAATCTAACTTCGGCAAAAATTTTAAAATTCGGAAAATCTTGTTCTTTATCAGGTTATATCATCAATTTTTTCTACTATGGTGCTGGAAACTCAATTGAAGAAGCCGCCAGAAATGGAAACATCCAGAAAGTTGCATTAGTTGATAGGGAGTCACTTTCAATTCTTGGTGTGTTGTTTTATAGAGAATGTATTATCGTCTGGGGTGAATAA
- a CDS encoding LB_289 family protein, producing MKRTELERRERELRKAEKKKIQTGEKEAMSVGDYIDALFGMFRYDSDEIFNASDDENILELLENMKMEHPEKQWDVIIRKAVNKTKVEQKEKAYDALRNLAGISVATA from the coding sequence ATGAAACGCACAGAACTGGAACGCAGAGAAAGAGAACTGCGAAAAGCAGAAAAGAAAAAAATCCAAACTGGTGAGAAGGAAGCAATGAGTGTAGGTGACTACATTGATGCCCTTTTTGGAATGTTCCGTTACGATTCAGATGAAATTTTCAATGCATCCGATGATGAAAACATTTTGGAACTGCTAGAGAACATGAAAATGGAACACCCAGAGAAACAATGGGATGTGATCATTCGAAAAGCAGTGAACAAAACCAAAGTAGAACAAAAAGAAAAAGCATACGATGCCCTGCGAAATTTAGCAGGAATCTCAGTAGCAACTGCATAA
- the lsa14 gene encoding adhesin Lsa14 has translation MKFKIFFLVNCLFLCKCTGFNLLYETSANGNTNPSREYATTAPMWKGGFFYHRNTTPGPIGIGVEPKAEGRACSNSYLGLFSFGNSRIEAAKKNGNIQKVAFVDYENSGVFAGFIYHQFCTIVKGSN, from the coding sequence TTGAAATTTAAAATCTTTTTTTTGGTAAATTGTTTATTTCTGTGCAAGTGTACTGGCTTTAACTTGTTATACGAAACTTCGGCCAACGGAAATACAAACCCGTCACGGGAATATGCAACAACTGCTCCCATGTGGAAAGGTGGATTTTTTTACCACCGCAACACCACCCCAGGGCCTATTGGCATTGGTGTGGAACCAAAAGCAGAAGGTCGAGCTTGTAGTAATTCTTACCTTGGTTTGTTCTCTTTTGGTAATTCAAGGATTGAAGCAGCTAAAAAGAATGGAAACATTCAAAAAGTTGCCTTCGTCGATTATGAAAATTCGGGTGTTTTTGCCGGATTTATTTACCACCAATTTTGTACGATCGTAAAAGGTTCAAATTAA
- a CDS encoding DUF2721 domain-containing protein yields the protein MDNLTYNIPGLLFPAISLLMLGFTNRFFGLASLARQLLAEYETSKSEVLIKQIQNLRFRISLILYSQSAGILSLILCTCSLGMIPFYNLVAWIFFSVSLFFMIVSLLLALIEIQMSVTALDIESESILGKISRLN from the coding sequence TTGGATAATTTAACCTACAATATACCAGGATTGTTGTTTCCCGCAATTTCACTTCTCATGTTAGGATTTACCAATCGATTTTTTGGGTTAGCCAGTTTAGCAAGACAACTCTTGGCAGAATATGAAACATCCAAATCTGAAGTTCTGATCAAACAAATTCAAAATTTACGCTTTCGAATTTCACTTATTTTATACTCTCAGAGTGCAGGAATTTTGAGTTTAATCCTCTGCACTTGTTCCTTAGGGATGATTCCTTTTTACAACTTGGTAGCTTGGATATTCTTTTCAGTATCTTTATTTTTTATGATCGTTTCACTACTATTAGCATTGATTGAAATACAAATGTCTGTGACAGCTCTTGACATTGAAAGTGAATCGATTTTAGGAAAAATTTCTAGATTAAATTGA
- a CDS encoding LIC_11090 family protein, with product MVSIRWISGLLTLVLTTQFFFLGSGLLGYCLESNSKICKCNHGSKKEKHSNSEDQLFLDKQSVNLSASYDPNHSHTKELALKPNCHDAKNGEAHLCSCEKKKKDAMSLRMHHQTMDRPNFTFVLTVPILFSYLVFESPSTLEDGKLPTLLRPPRNT from the coding sequence ATGGTCTCCATTCGTTGGATTTCTGGGCTTTTGACCTTAGTACTAACTACCCAATTTTTCTTTTTGGGGAGTGGTTTACTCGGGTATTGTTTGGAATCGAACTCCAAAATTTGTAAATGTAACCACGGATCTAAAAAGGAAAAACATTCCAATTCCGAAGACCAATTGTTCCTCGACAAACAAAGTGTAAACCTCAGTGCCTCGTATGATCCCAATCATTCTCACACTAAGGAATTGGCATTAAAACCAAATTGCCATGATGCCAAAAATGGTGAGGCGCACCTTTGTTCTTGTGAAAAAAAGAAAAAAGATGCGATGTCTCTTCGTATGCACCACCAAACAATGGACAGACCAAATTTTACATTTGTATTAACGGTTCCAATTCTGTTTTCTTATCTTGTTTTTGAGTCTCCTTCCACTCTAGAGGATGGAAAATTACCTACCTTACTTCGACCACCACGTAATACCTAG
- a CDS encoding MbnH family di-heme enzyme, whose amino-acid sequence MKSKFLILCFAMSVFSHCNVLPFQKKESNDNMLLAAIGILATASDWVWDLPPGFPVPNVPSDNPMSRAKVELGRHLFNEKILSGDESMSCGSCHIQSLAFADGKDFPTGITNVAHPRNSQHLSNVAYMPRLTWSNPRMTSLEIQARAPMFGESPIELGLSSNVFLDKLRAKSIYQTLFRNAYGNAESAVNEQNVRFAIASFQRSLISGNSKYDQYAFRNNKSALNASEIRGMNLFNGEVAECFHCHGGFNFTDTSFHGGAKEEFFYHSNGIHDDAYYAGQPSNKRGLFDLTGISSDTGKFRAPSLRNIGVTYPYMHDGSFMCDNANNPNITSGKTKTDCARDALTKVVDHYRSGGQNHTAKDSTLIRAFTITNSQRDDMVNFLLALTDDEFLTNPKFASPF is encoded by the coding sequence ATGAAGTCTAAATTTTTAATTTTATGTTTTGCAATGAGTGTTTTCTCCCATTGTAATGTATTGCCTTTTCAGAAAAAAGAATCCAACGACAATATGCTTTTGGCGGCCATTGGAATTTTGGCAACTGCCTCGGATTGGGTTTGGGACTTACCACCTGGTTTTCCCGTACCTAATGTACCTTCAGACAACCCGATGTCTCGTGCAAAGGTCGAACTGGGAAGGCATTTGTTTAATGAAAAAATACTTTCAGGTGATGAGAGTATGTCTTGTGGGAGTTGCCATATCCAATCCCTAGCCTTCGCTGATGGAAAGGATTTTCCTACAGGGATTACCAACGTCGCTCATCCTAGAAATTCACAACATTTATCCAATGTTGCCTATATGCCTCGATTGACATGGAGTAACCCACGGATGACGAGTTTAGAAATCCAGGCACGTGCACCTATGTTTGGTGAGTCTCCGATTGAACTTGGACTTTCTTCGAATGTTTTTTTGGATAAACTGAGAGCCAAATCGATTTACCAAACTTTATTTCGGAATGCCTATGGAAATGCAGAGAGTGCTGTGAATGAACAGAACGTACGATTTGCCATTGCGAGTTTCCAAAGGTCATTGATTTCAGGGAATTCAAAGTATGATCAATATGCTTTTCGGAATAATAAATCTGCTTTAAATGCGTCTGAAATCCGAGGGATGAATCTTTTTAATGGAGAAGTGGCAGAGTGTTTCCATTGCCACGGAGGGTTTAATTTTACGGATACTTCCTTTCATGGTGGGGCAAAAGAGGAATTCTTTTACCATAGTAATGGAATCCATGATGATGCCTATTATGCTGGACAACCTAGCAATAAACGAGGGTTATTCGATCTAACGGGAATTTCCTCTGATACGGGAAAATTCCGTGCACCTTCACTTCGTAATATTGGTGTCACTTACCCATACATGCATGATGGAAGTTTTATGTGTGATAATGCAAATAATCCTAATATCACCAGTGGTAAAACCAAAACAGATTGTGCAAGGGATGCTTTGACCAAAGTAGTAGACCATTATCGCAGTGGCGGACAAAACCATACTGCCAAAGATTCCACATTGATTCGAGCTTTTACCATTACCAATTCCCAAAGAGACGATATGGTAAACTTCTTATTAGCACTAACAGATGATGAGTTTTTGACAAACCCAAAATTTGCGAGTCCATTTTGA
- a CDS encoding TRL-like family protein: MNSLKRHNILFFVIILFFSLFFTGCAVGPTHGYIVTETQFPGTFNPENNVKADKEAKGCQYTVLYLVTYGDAGAGSIAFKNGITKIATIDHSTFSLFSGLIRNYCTFVVGE, from the coding sequence ATGAATTCATTAAAAAGACATAATATTCTATTTTTCGTTATCATTTTATTTTTTTCCCTATTTTTTACAGGATGTGCAGTCGGCCCTACCCATGGCTATATTGTAACAGAGACCCAATTTCCTGGTACATTCAATCCAGAAAATAATGTTAAAGCGGATAAAGAAGCCAAAGGTTGCCAATACACTGTGTTGTATTTAGTTACCTATGGAGATGCGGGAGCTGGTAGCATTGCTTTCAAAAATGGAATTACCAAAATAGCAACAATAGATCATTCCACCTTTAGTTTGTTTAGCGGGCTCATCCGTAATTATTGTACTTTCGTAGTAGGCGAATAA
- a CDS encoding MbnP family copper-binding protein, whose product MKLLKTILVSLFLFGFVSCNMVSEPNDNQTLALLALSLPQPVNLNFEALANGQTLVTNADVTADSRAVRFRDFRFYVSEVKMVRADGSTADVTLLADNVWQSNGVTLVDLETTQTTETNSKVTGTVAAGSYTGIKFTVGVPESLNHLDRTTQISPLNNGAMYWSWTGGYKHAKIEFSLNTQSNWTSLHLGSTSCSGAPNYGNCANKYRANITLSGLTNQNNQTVSMSLDQLIKDHVPGAANVSCMPGGADTNCQPLIRSFGLNATSGAMDSSISQRVFSLK is encoded by the coding sequence ATGAAATTATTAAAAACAATTCTCGTTTCTCTCTTTCTTTTTGGTTTTGTATCTTGTAATATGGTCTCAGAACCAAACGATAACCAAACCCTGGCGTTACTCGCGTTATCATTGCCACAGCCTGTAAACTTAAATTTTGAAGCGCTGGCAAATGGACAAACTTTGGTGACAAACGCAGATGTAACTGCTGACAGTCGCGCTGTCCGATTTCGAGATTTTCGATTTTATGTATCGGAAGTAAAAATGGTTCGTGCTGATGGTTCCACGGCAGATGTGACACTTTTAGCGGACAATGTTTGGCAATCAAATGGAGTCACATTGGTTGATTTAGAAACAACGCAAACTACTGAGACCAATTCTAAGGTAACTGGCACTGTCGCAGCAGGAAGTTATACTGGAATAAAATTTACAGTGGGAGTACCTGAATCATTAAACCATTTAGACAGAACAACTCAAATCTCTCCTCTAAATAACGGTGCAATGTACTGGTCATGGACTGGCGGGTATAAACATGCAAAAATCGAGTTTAGTTTGAATACACAATCAAACTGGACAAGTTTACATCTTGGTTCAACAAGTTGCAGCGGAGCACCCAATTATGGGAATTGTGCAAATAAATATAGAGCAAATATTACATTAAGTGGATTAACAAATCAAAATAACCAAACGGTTTCAATGAGTCTTGATCAATTAATCAAAGATCATGTTCCAGGTGCAGCCAATGTCTCCTGTATGCCTGGAGGAGCAGACACTAATTGTCAACCATTGATTCGTTCATTTGGATTAAATGCTACAAGTGGTGCAATGGATAGTTCCATCTCGCAAAGAGTCTTTAGTTTAAAGTAA
- a CDS encoding 6-carboxytetrahydropterin synthase, giving the protein MFTQENGKFYVRIEGRFESAHFLYQYFADGTDEPIHGHSWKVEVFLEGKTNIRPDGISFDFLTARNKLMELVHSIDHLLINDHPDFKGINPTSENVARWFYSGLKKEVKESEGKIRRIVIHEGPENLAFFEPET; this is encoded by the coding sequence ATGTTTACCCAGGAAAACGGGAAATTTTATGTCCGTATTGAAGGTCGGTTTGAGTCCGCCCATTTCCTCTACCAGTACTTTGCCGATGGCACTGACGAGCCAATCCACGGCCATTCCTGGAAAGTAGAAGTGTTTTTAGAAGGAAAAACGAACATCCGACCAGATGGAATTTCTTTCGATTTTTTAACGGCACGAAACAAACTGATGGAACTGGTTCATTCCATCGACCATCTCCTCATCAACGACCACCCCGATTTCAAAGGGATCAACCCCACTTCGGAAAATGTAGCACGTTGGTTTTATTCTGGTTTGAAGAAGGAAGTAAAGGAATCAGAGGGAAAAATTCGTAGGATTGTCATCCATGAAGGACCAGAAAATTTAGCTTTTTTTGAACCAGAAACATAG